GACCTTCTGGAAATGCTCGGGGGGCAAGACAAGGCTGCGGTCCGTATACCCCAGCAGGAATTCATCGAATCCCGGCAAGGCGAGGACCGTCCGCGAGCCGGGGACTCCGTCGTCGAGCAGTGCCGCCGTCTCGGGCGACAGCCAGTAGGACGTTCCCCGGAAGACGAGCTCAACGACTTGGCTGCGAATGGCCTCATGCGCTGCCCGGACCTCGGCTTTAGGGATCTGGGTCCACCACGCGAAGTCCAAGAGCGTGACCGGTCCGTGGCTGCGTATATACCTGAGCAGGAATTCGGCAATCCCTTCTCCTCGGCTCAGACTCTTGGATTCCGGAATCCACTCATCGAAGGCCACGAATAGTTGCTGTCCAAGCGCTTTGCCTGCCGTACCGGCCGGAGGACCTTGGACCAGCCAAGCGTTCTGGCACAGAATCCACAGCAAATGGATCCCGCGTTGGGCCGCGGTCACTTGGCCAGCGGACTCGAAGATCTTGAAAAGCTCCTCGCGCGTTGCGCCCGGGCTTCCGGCGACCCGTTCAAGGGCAAGGTCCCGGCACGTGGCGATGTCTGCTTCGTCGATGCCGAGCTCCCGGTGCCGCGCGGCCACCGAACGCATGGATCGTTCGGCGGTGATGGCCAGGATCCAGCGCAAGTCCCGCGGCGGAACCAGGTGAAGTGTGCCCCGCATGGGCCAGGACCGCACCACTGTGCCGTTCTCCAGCGCTTCCAGCACCTTAGAGAGGCCGGAACCAGGGACCCGCTGTCCCACCGCCCAGAACGCCGAGGTGAGGTCCTGGGCCTGCATGGCACCCATCCTGGAGACGCATTCCTCCGGGCTACTGAATCCGCCAAGCAATCCTTGGCTCGCGAGGCGCAGCCTCCCCATGACTTTGGGAGTGACGCTGATCTTCGTCGAAGCTGCCATGGCCCCATCATAAGACGCACGGCGGACAGCTTCGGTCCTCATTAACACGCTGGAGGAACTCCCACGCCGCTCACAGGGGCCTTCCAGCGGGCCCTCCTACGCTAAGGGAATGCTGTTCGGTGAGTTGGGTCCGCTGCTGCGGCCGCTCAGCCGGCGGTTAGCGGCCGCTGGTTGGTGCGCCGCCGCCGTCGGGCTTGTCTGCGGCTTGGCAATAGCTGTTGGTGCGGGGGTCCGGTTGTCCCCGTCGATGCAGGCTGTCCAAGAGGTGGGACTTGCCGCCACGGGAGCCGCGGCGCTCCTCCTGGCCCTTGCCGCCGCGTGCCAGCCGTCGTCCGAGCGGCACGT
This genomic interval from Arthrobacter sp. FW306-2-2C-D06B contains the following:
- a CDS encoding winged helix DNA-binding domain-containing protein, translating into MAASTKISVTPKVMGRLRLASQGLLGGFSSPEECVSRMGAMQAQDLTSAFWAVGQRVPGSGLSKVLEALENGTVVRSWPMRGTLHLVPPRDLRWILAITAERSMRSVAARHRELGIDEADIATCRDLALERVAGSPGATREELFKIFESAGQVTAAQRGIHLLWILCQNAWLVQGPPAGTAGKALGQQLFVAFDEWIPESKSLSRGEGIAEFLLRYIRSHGPVTLLDFAWWTQIPKAEVRAAHEAIRSQVVELVFRGTSYWLSPETAALLDDGVPGSRTVLALPGFDEFLLGYTDRSLVLPPEHFQKVVPGGNGVFKRMIVSGGEVVGTWSRSGTGRTAVVEPEPFATEGLTPAAKRSFELQAAKYVRFMES